In Pleuronectes platessa chromosome 5, fPlePla1.1, whole genome shotgun sequence, a single genomic region encodes these proteins:
- the rsf1a gene encoding remodeling and spacing factor 1 isoform X3, giving the protein MAAPAVVRSSGPALCPSFAEVCSFLERYGATLDLPEMTFSQMERYLRDTTAVPKPLVELHVKLLRKLGRSVTTDRWERYLAKVCQELNSTWAWELEQKGYQDLSMECKSSILKFLCECQFDDNLKFKMAINEEEPEKMRLQPIGRDQQGLMYWLQFDHEQNIRLYTEEQDDLDGSTWQCIVRNRNDLAEALDLLKSQISPGLNPEPDQSQAGSRSNSPTEKGDEVIGSTDPKPSKTTEEPAERETLDPTKEEKPLRPELKEEQMQSTEGENTDAEVKEKRTDHKPPVFDNRVSTITTIVKSESRETDAPKNAVSVVMAPGTTVIKQEVNKEEEAGRAVVRSSQQAKIPLKKRELKLAESYQSSHLNNSSSSIIVCNPSVIQSKDSHRREGKLLNSVAPPCAPSMSQQQQLVVSAAKQELTNGRASVLLPHKDGQNGVIGVIGQVGVIGHIGVIRSPSERHRAPGAEQQEPNGPSVDHWSTRGVEEEREVSRQSVLVRKGPVEGDTSASAAAALPPRVAKEAQTPGKLLMTSSKSDQAPKAVEREVEAVCISSLTQATEEPKRQPTEDLCKKATEEPSEKRTESGPSSRHQKEDDVEEREGRRREVSGTEEGSKDNNDQSKSTLGKMEAESGGAAPPLKVEQRDENDHLDHKGDGVNDELAAQVRVKDTGLRSEGKQGPLEEASSELQKEGIRLKIKIPPHRRNKLRKGGKEGEKEREQEAQEDGRQLRRSTRICRSSALPTCRPSSKVAESQRKKPQKKQELPSRTKEGEEEEEEDDEEEDEEEQGSAPKKDIQAEVAGQIRKQRGKRRHRRPRWSNMRSKRRKLNEGREAEDGGRKPEDEESEGGSDSEESCKSEEIPIEDACSHCGLPNHPELILLCDSCDSGYHTACLRPPLMLIPDGQWFCPPCQHKLLCEKLEEHLLNLDSALKKKDRAERRRERLVYVGISVENIIPEGNEEPEEKSTKKKDPKKSKNLGRRSTRTRKNISYRFDDFDDAIDEAIEEDITDLCAVGTERSKNITPILPGDRKESQRPIRSQAHAVRSRKKRRLNDLESDSTAAESEDEFQLSNSSDDEDFGATGADEDEEEEAGSEVGSWDSATRPKRPLRAAPKQRPSKTQRRGRKRQRRRRRHSSEEEEEETEEEMDSDQYSDMSDSEADKKRRGLRRGQRQQVNYRETSESSDNSKASAGEKVAAGGRPRRERLSSDFSDVSRSSRDSVDEEDYEDEDDQRRRVSRSRKEEKDQLRSRMKEKRRRHQEDDRERGSRLKRKLLEKEEDKRRRLKRTHREEEDMEKMGRGKRREILSQQRRRRLAQMLKKRRPSTDDDDEEESDSSDSSSEEDRPVRKRLNRIDSDDDDEEKEEEEEEEGRQKVTTKKSSSVERRSDSEAQEKGRGHSLSPSNRHRISRDPVKPGGGSHTEPRDSEASARQGKLNGPSHPDQEEEEEEEEEEEEQEQEEEEEQQEEEEEEEGEEGGKTDSLNSVQNSPQS; this is encoded by the exons ATGGCTGCTCCGGCGGTGGTGAGGAGCTCCGGCCCGGCGCTGTGCCCGAGCTTCGCGGAGGTCTGCTCGTTCCTGGAGCGGTACGGAGCGACGCTGGATCTGCCCGAGATGACTTTCTCGCAGATGGAGCGGTATCTGCGGGACACGACGGCAG tcCCTAAACCGCTCGTGGAGCTTCACGTGAAGCTGCTCAGAAAACTTGGGAGGTCTGTAACGACAGACCGCTGGGAGAGGTACCTGGCTAAG GTTTGCCAGGAGCTGAACAGTACTTGGGCGTGGGAGCTGGAACAGAAGGGCTACCAGGACCTGTCCATGGAGTGCAAGTCGAGCATCCTAAAA tTTCTGTGCGAGTGTCAGTTTGATGACAACCTGAAGTTCAAGATGGCGATTAATGAGGAGGAACCAGAGAAGATGCGTCTGCAGCCGATAGGTCGGGACCAACAGGGCCTGATGTACTGGCTTCAGTTTGACCACGAGCAGAACATCCGGCTGTACACGGAGGAGCAGGACGACCTGGACGGATCCACCTGGCAATGCATAGTCAG GAATCGTAACGATCTGGCTGAAGCTCTGGACCTGTTGAAGTCTCAGATCAGTCCAGGCCTGAATCCTGAACCAGACCAGAGCCAGGCTGGATCCAGGAGCAACAGCCCCACAGAGAAAG GGGATGAGGTAATAGGAAGCACTGACCCCAAACCCTCCAAGACCACAGAGGAACCCGCTGAGAGAGAGACGCTTGACCCCACAAAGGAAGAGAAACCCCTCAGACCAG AGCTAAAGGAGGAGCAGATGCAGTCAACAGAGGGGGAGAACACAGACGCTGAGGTAAAAGAAAAGAGGACGGACCACAAACCCCCTGTGTTCGATAATCGGGTCAGCACCATCACCACCATTGTCAAATCTGAATCCAGGGAAACCGACGCCCCCAAAAACGCTGTGTCGGTTGTAATGGCACCAGGCACGACTGtgataaaacaggaagttaacaaggaagaggaggcagggcGGGCCGTGGTCAGGAGCAGCCAGCAGGCAAAGATACcactgaagaagagagagcTGAAGCTGGCAGAGAGCTACCAGAGCAGCCAccttaacaacagcagcagcagtattaTAGTTTGTAACCCCTCAGTGATCCAGAGCAAGGACAGTCACAGAAGAGAGGGGAAGTTACTGAACTCAGTAGCACCCCCTTGTGCTCCCTCGAtgtcacaacagcagcagttaGTGGTCAGTGCAGCCAAGCAAGAACTGACGAATGGGAGAGCGTCGGTGCTCCTGCCTCACAAAGACGGACAGAATGGAGTCATAGGGGTCATAGGTCAAGTCGGTGTAATAGGTCATATAGGGGTTATCCGCAGTCCGTCCGAGCGTCACAGAGCCCCGGGCGCCGAACAACAGGAACCAAACGGGCCGAGTGTCGACCACTGGAGCACCAgaggtgtggaggaggagcgggaggtGAGCCGGCAGTCCGTGCTGGTGAGGAAAGGACCTGTTGAAGGTGACACGTCGGCCTCAGCTGCCGCCGCTCTCCCTCCTCGTGTGGCAAAGGAGGCTCAGACACCCGGGAAGCTACTAATGACATCTTCAAAGTCTGATCAAGCTCCTAAAGCTGTAGAGAGAGAAGTGGAAGCTGTTTGCATTTCTTCACTGACTCAGGCCACAGAGGAACCCAAGAGACAGCCGACAGAAGACCTGTGCAAAAAAGCAACAGAGGAACCATCggagaagaggacagagagtgGGCCCAGCAGTCGTCACCAGAAAGAGGATGAcgtggaagagagggaggggaggagacgaGAAGTGTCTGGGACAGAGGAAGGAAGTAAGGATAACAATGACCAGAGTAAGAGCACCTTGGGGAAGATGGAGGCAGAATCAGGGGGCGCCGCTCCTCCTCTAAAAGTTGAACAGAGAGATGAAAACGACCACCTGGACCACAAGGGAGATGGGGTCAATGATGAGCTGGCTGCCCAGGTCAGGGTTAAGGACACTGGGCTGCGGTCAGAGGGGAAGCAGGGTCCCCTGGAGGAGGCATCCTCCGAACTCCAGAAAGAAGGAATCAGGCTGAAGATTAAGATTCCTCCTCACAGGAGAAACAAGTTAAGGAAAGGTGgaaaagagggggagaaggagagggagcaggaggccCAAGAGGACGGGAGGCAGCTGAGGAGATCAACCAGGATTTGCAG ATCATCTGCTTTGCCAACCTGCAGGCCGAGCTCGAAGGTGGCAGAGAGCCAGAGGaagaaaccacaaaaaaaacaggaactgCCCTCCAGAacaaaggaaggagaggaggaggaggaggaggatgatgaagaagaggatgaagaggagcagggcTCAGCTCCAAAGAAAGACATACAAGCAGAAGTGGCCGGGCAAATTAGAAAACAAAGG GGCAAACGAAGGCACCGACGCCCCCGATGGTCCAACATGCGCTCGAAGAGACGTAAGCTGAATGAGGGGAGGGAGGCGGAGGACGGAGGGAGGAAACCAGAAGAcgaggagagcgagggagggagcgaCTCAGAAGAATCGTGTAAATCAGAGGAGATTCCCATTGAGGATGCCTGTAGTCACTGTGGCCTGCCCAACCACCCTGAACTG atctTGCTGTGTGACTCTTGTGACAGTGGATACCACACGGCCTGTCTGCGTCCACCGCTCATGTTGATTCCAGATGGACAGTGGTTCTGTCCGCCCTGTCAACAt AAACTGTTGTGTGAGAAACTGGAGGAGCATCTGCTGAATCTGGACAGTGCCCTGAAGAaaaaagacagagcagagaggag GAGGGAGCGTCTGGTCTATGTGGGAATCAGTGTGGAGAACATCATTCCT GAGGGGAACGAGGAGCCGGAAGAGAAGTCCACAAAGAAGAAAGATCCCAAAAAGAGCAAAAATCTGGGCCGAAGATCGACCAGGACCAGGAAGAACATCAGctacag GTTTGACGACTTTGACGATGCGATCGATGAGGCCATAGAGGAAGACATCACTGACCTCTGTGCTG TAGGAACCGAGCGCAGCAAAAACATCACGCCCATCCTGCCAGGGGACAGGAAGGAGAGCCAGCGGCCAATCAGGAGCCAAGCTCACGCTgtcaggagcaggaagaagaggaggctgaaCGATCTGGAGAGCGACAGCACAGCAGCCGAGAGTGAAGATGAGTTCCAGCTCAGCAAcag CTCCGACGATGAAGATTTCGGTGCAACGGGGgcggatgaggatgaggaggaggaggccggcaGCGAGGTGGGCAGCTGGGACAGTGCGACCCGCCCCAAGCGGCCGCTGAGAGCGGCGCCCAAACAACGACCCAGCAAGACCCAACGCAGGGGGAGGAAACGACAGAGGCGGCGGCGGAGACACTCctccgaggaagaggaggaggaaactgaaGAGGAAATGG ACTCTGATCAGTACAGTGACATGTCTGACAGTGAAGCTGATAAAAAGAGGCGGGGCCTGAGGCGCGGCCAGCGGCAGCAGGTCAACTACCGCGAGACGTCCGAGTCGTCGGACAACTCCAAGGCCTCGGCCGGCGAGAAGGTGGCAGCCGGCGGGCGGCCGCGCAGGGAGCGACTCTCCAGCGACTTCAGTGACG tgtcACGTTCTTCCAGAGACTCCGTGGACGAGGAGGATTATGAAGACGAAGATGACCAGAGACGAAGAGTGAGCCGGAGtagaaaggaggagaaagaccAGCTGAGGAGCAGGATGAAGGAAAAGCGGAGGAGACACCAAGAagacgacagagagagagggagtcggCTGAAAAGGAAACtgctggagaaggaggaggacaagcGGAGGAGATTaaagaggacacacagagaagaggaggacatGGAGAAGATgggcagagggaagaggagagagattcTGTCCCAGCAGCGGCGCCGGCGACTCGCTCAGATGCTGAAGAAACGACGGCCTTCGACAGACGATGACGATGAGGAGGAGTCTGACTCGTCCGACTCTTCATCGGAGGAGGATCGTCCCGTCCGCAAAAGACTCAACCGCATCGACtcggatgatgatgatgaggaaaaagaagaggaagaggaagaggagggaagacaGAAGGTGACGACCAAGAAGTCTTCATCAGTAGAGAGGAGGTCGGACAGCGAGGCTCAGGAAAAGGGGAGGGGCCACAGCTTGTCTCCGTCAAACAGACACCGGATCTCCAGAGACCCAGTGAAGCCCGGGGGGGGAAGTCACACAGAACCCAGGGACAGTGAAGCTTCAGCCAGGCAGGGCAAGCTCAACGGCCCCTCCCATCCagaccaggaggaagaggaggaggaggaggaggaagaggaggagcaagagcaggaggaggaggaggagcagcaagaagaggaggaggaggaggagggggaggaggggggcaaGACAGACTCATTAAACTCTGTCCAGAACAGTCCGCAGTCATGA
- the rsf1a gene encoding remodeling and spacing factor 1 isoform X4, translated as MAAPAVVRSSGPALCPSFAEVCSFLERYGATLDLPEMTFSQMERYLRDTTAVPKPLVELHVKLLRKLGRSVTTDRWERYLAKVCQELNSTWAWELEQKGYQDLSMECKSSILKFLCECQFDDNLKFKMAINEEEPEKMRLQPIGRDQQGLMYWLQFDHEQNIRLYTEEQDDLDGSTWQCIVRNRNDLAEALDLLKSQISPGLNPEPDQSQAGSRSNSPTEKGAGDEVIGSTDPKPSKTTEEPAERETLDPTKEEKPLRPELKEEQMQSTEGENTDAEVKEKRTDHKPPVFDNRVSTITTIVKSESRETDAPKNAVSVVMAPGTTVIKQEVNKEEEAGRAVVRSSQQAKIPLKKRELKLAESYQSSHLNNSSSSIIVCNPSVIQSKDSHRREGKLLNSVAPPCAPSMSQQQQLVVSAAKQELTNGRASVLLPHKDGQNGVIGVIGQVGVIGHIGVIRSPSERHRAPGAEQQEPNGPSVDHWSTRGVEEEREVSRQSVLVRKGPVEGDTSASAAAALPPRVAKEAQTPGKLLMTSSKSDQAPKAVEREVEAVCISSLTQATEEPKRQPTEDLCKKATEEPSEKRTESGPSSRHQKEDDVEEREGRRREVSGTEEGSKDNNDQSKSTLGKMEAESGGAAPPLKVEQRDENDHLDHKGDGVNDELAAQVRVKDTGLRSEGKQGPLEEASSELQKEGIRLKIKIPPHRRNKLRKGGKEGEKEREQEAQEDGRQLRRSTRICRPSSKVAESQRKKPQKKQELPSRTKEGEEEEEEDDEEEDEEEQGSAPKKDIQAEVAGQIRKQRGKRRHRRPRWSNMRSKRRKLNEGREAEDGGRKPEDEESEGGSDSEESCKSEEIPIEDACSHCGLPNHPELILLCDSCDSGYHTACLRPPLMLIPDGQWFCPPCQHKLLCEKLEEHLLNLDSALKKKDRAERRRERLVYVGISVENIIPEGNEEPEEKSTKKKDPKKSKNLGRRSTRTRKNISYRFDDFDDAIDEAIEEDITDLCAVGTERSKNITPILPGDRKESQRPIRSQAHAVRSRKKRRLNDLESDSTAAESEDEFQLSNSSDDEDFGATGADEDEEEEAGSEVGSWDSATRPKRPLRAAPKQRPSKTQRRGRKRQRRRRRHSSEEEEEETEEEMDSDQYSDMSDSEADKKRRGLRRGQRQQVNYRETSESSDNSKASAGEKVAAGGRPRRERLSSDFSDVSRSSRDSVDEEDYEDEDDQRRRVSRSRKEEKDQLRSRMKEKRRRHQEDDRERGSRLKRKLLEKEEDKRRRLKRTHREEEDMEKMGRGKRREILSQQRRRRLAQMLKKRRPSTDDDDEEESDSSDSSSEEDRPVRKRLNRIDSDDDDEEKEEEEEEEGRQKVTTKKSSSVERRSDSEAQEKGRGHSLSPSNRHRISRDPVKPGGGSHTEPRDSEASARQGKLNGPSHPDQEEEEEEEEEEEEQEQEEEEEQQEEEEEEEGEEGGKTDSLNSVQNSPQS; from the exons ATGGCTGCTCCGGCGGTGGTGAGGAGCTCCGGCCCGGCGCTGTGCCCGAGCTTCGCGGAGGTCTGCTCGTTCCTGGAGCGGTACGGAGCGACGCTGGATCTGCCCGAGATGACTTTCTCGCAGATGGAGCGGTATCTGCGGGACACGACGGCAG tcCCTAAACCGCTCGTGGAGCTTCACGTGAAGCTGCTCAGAAAACTTGGGAGGTCTGTAACGACAGACCGCTGGGAGAGGTACCTGGCTAAG GTTTGCCAGGAGCTGAACAGTACTTGGGCGTGGGAGCTGGAACAGAAGGGCTACCAGGACCTGTCCATGGAGTGCAAGTCGAGCATCCTAAAA tTTCTGTGCGAGTGTCAGTTTGATGACAACCTGAAGTTCAAGATGGCGATTAATGAGGAGGAACCAGAGAAGATGCGTCTGCAGCCGATAGGTCGGGACCAACAGGGCCTGATGTACTGGCTTCAGTTTGACCACGAGCAGAACATCCGGCTGTACACGGAGGAGCAGGACGACCTGGACGGATCCACCTGGCAATGCATAGTCAG GAATCGTAACGATCTGGCTGAAGCTCTGGACCTGTTGAAGTCTCAGATCAGTCCAGGCCTGAATCCTGAACCAGACCAGAGCCAGGCTGGATCCAGGAGCAACAGCCCCACAGAGAAAGGTGCAG GGGATGAGGTAATAGGAAGCACTGACCCCAAACCCTCCAAGACCACAGAGGAACCCGCTGAGAGAGAGACGCTTGACCCCACAAAGGAAGAGAAACCCCTCAGACCAG AGCTAAAGGAGGAGCAGATGCAGTCAACAGAGGGGGAGAACACAGACGCTGAGGTAAAAGAAAAGAGGACGGACCACAAACCCCCTGTGTTCGATAATCGGGTCAGCACCATCACCACCATTGTCAAATCTGAATCCAGGGAAACCGACGCCCCCAAAAACGCTGTGTCGGTTGTAATGGCACCAGGCACGACTGtgataaaacaggaagttaacaaggaagaggaggcagggcGGGCCGTGGTCAGGAGCAGCCAGCAGGCAAAGATACcactgaagaagagagagcTGAAGCTGGCAGAGAGCTACCAGAGCAGCCAccttaacaacagcagcagcagtattaTAGTTTGTAACCCCTCAGTGATCCAGAGCAAGGACAGTCACAGAAGAGAGGGGAAGTTACTGAACTCAGTAGCACCCCCTTGTGCTCCCTCGAtgtcacaacagcagcagttaGTGGTCAGTGCAGCCAAGCAAGAACTGACGAATGGGAGAGCGTCGGTGCTCCTGCCTCACAAAGACGGACAGAATGGAGTCATAGGGGTCATAGGTCAAGTCGGTGTAATAGGTCATATAGGGGTTATCCGCAGTCCGTCCGAGCGTCACAGAGCCCCGGGCGCCGAACAACAGGAACCAAACGGGCCGAGTGTCGACCACTGGAGCACCAgaggtgtggaggaggagcgggaggtGAGCCGGCAGTCCGTGCTGGTGAGGAAAGGACCTGTTGAAGGTGACACGTCGGCCTCAGCTGCCGCCGCTCTCCCTCCTCGTGTGGCAAAGGAGGCTCAGACACCCGGGAAGCTACTAATGACATCTTCAAAGTCTGATCAAGCTCCTAAAGCTGTAGAGAGAGAAGTGGAAGCTGTTTGCATTTCTTCACTGACTCAGGCCACAGAGGAACCCAAGAGACAGCCGACAGAAGACCTGTGCAAAAAAGCAACAGAGGAACCATCggagaagaggacagagagtgGGCCCAGCAGTCGTCACCAGAAAGAGGATGAcgtggaagagagggaggggaggagacgaGAAGTGTCTGGGACAGAGGAAGGAAGTAAGGATAACAATGACCAGAGTAAGAGCACCTTGGGGAAGATGGAGGCAGAATCAGGGGGCGCCGCTCCTCCTCTAAAAGTTGAACAGAGAGATGAAAACGACCACCTGGACCACAAGGGAGATGGGGTCAATGATGAGCTGGCTGCCCAGGTCAGGGTTAAGGACACTGGGCTGCGGTCAGAGGGGAAGCAGGGTCCCCTGGAGGAGGCATCCTCCGAACTCCAGAAAGAAGGAATCAGGCTGAAGATTAAGATTCCTCCTCACAGGAGAAACAAGTTAAGGAAAGGTGgaaaagagggggagaaggagagggagcaggaggccCAAGAGGACGGGAGGCAGCTGAGGAGATCAACCAGGATTTGCAG GCCGAGCTCGAAGGTGGCAGAGAGCCAGAGGaagaaaccacaaaaaaaacaggaactgCCCTCCAGAacaaaggaaggagaggaggaggaggaggaggatgatgaagaagaggatgaagaggagcagggcTCAGCTCCAAAGAAAGACATACAAGCAGAAGTGGCCGGGCAAATTAGAAAACAAAGG GGCAAACGAAGGCACCGACGCCCCCGATGGTCCAACATGCGCTCGAAGAGACGTAAGCTGAATGAGGGGAGGGAGGCGGAGGACGGAGGGAGGAAACCAGAAGAcgaggagagcgagggagggagcgaCTCAGAAGAATCGTGTAAATCAGAGGAGATTCCCATTGAGGATGCCTGTAGTCACTGTGGCCTGCCCAACCACCCTGAACTG atctTGCTGTGTGACTCTTGTGACAGTGGATACCACACGGCCTGTCTGCGTCCACCGCTCATGTTGATTCCAGATGGACAGTGGTTCTGTCCGCCCTGTCAACAt AAACTGTTGTGTGAGAAACTGGAGGAGCATCTGCTGAATCTGGACAGTGCCCTGAAGAaaaaagacagagcagagaggag GAGGGAGCGTCTGGTCTATGTGGGAATCAGTGTGGAGAACATCATTCCT GAGGGGAACGAGGAGCCGGAAGAGAAGTCCACAAAGAAGAAAGATCCCAAAAAGAGCAAAAATCTGGGCCGAAGATCGACCAGGACCAGGAAGAACATCAGctacag GTTTGACGACTTTGACGATGCGATCGATGAGGCCATAGAGGAAGACATCACTGACCTCTGTGCTG TAGGAACCGAGCGCAGCAAAAACATCACGCCCATCCTGCCAGGGGACAGGAAGGAGAGCCAGCGGCCAATCAGGAGCCAAGCTCACGCTgtcaggagcaggaagaagaggaggctgaaCGATCTGGAGAGCGACAGCACAGCAGCCGAGAGTGAAGATGAGTTCCAGCTCAGCAAcag CTCCGACGATGAAGATTTCGGTGCAACGGGGgcggatgaggatgaggaggaggaggccggcaGCGAGGTGGGCAGCTGGGACAGTGCGACCCGCCCCAAGCGGCCGCTGAGAGCGGCGCCCAAACAACGACCCAGCAAGACCCAACGCAGGGGGAGGAAACGACAGAGGCGGCGGCGGAGACACTCctccgaggaagaggaggaggaaactgaaGAGGAAATGG ACTCTGATCAGTACAGTGACATGTCTGACAGTGAAGCTGATAAAAAGAGGCGGGGCCTGAGGCGCGGCCAGCGGCAGCAGGTCAACTACCGCGAGACGTCCGAGTCGTCGGACAACTCCAAGGCCTCGGCCGGCGAGAAGGTGGCAGCCGGCGGGCGGCCGCGCAGGGAGCGACTCTCCAGCGACTTCAGTGACG tgtcACGTTCTTCCAGAGACTCCGTGGACGAGGAGGATTATGAAGACGAAGATGACCAGAGACGAAGAGTGAGCCGGAGtagaaaggaggagaaagaccAGCTGAGGAGCAGGATGAAGGAAAAGCGGAGGAGACACCAAGAagacgacagagagagagggagtcggCTGAAAAGGAAACtgctggagaaggaggaggacaagcGGAGGAGATTaaagaggacacacagagaagaggaggacatGGAGAAGATgggcagagggaagaggagagagattcTGTCCCAGCAGCGGCGCCGGCGACTCGCTCAGATGCTGAAGAAACGACGGCCTTCGACAGACGATGACGATGAGGAGGAGTCTGACTCGTCCGACTCTTCATCGGAGGAGGATCGTCCCGTCCGCAAAAGACTCAACCGCATCGACtcggatgatgatgatgaggaaaaagaagaggaagaggaagaggagggaagacaGAAGGTGACGACCAAGAAGTCTTCATCAGTAGAGAGGAGGTCGGACAGCGAGGCTCAGGAAAAGGGGAGGGGCCACAGCTTGTCTCCGTCAAACAGACACCGGATCTCCAGAGACCCAGTGAAGCCCGGGGGGGGAAGTCACACAGAACCCAGGGACAGTGAAGCTTCAGCCAGGCAGGGCAAGCTCAACGGCCCCTCCCATCCagaccaggaggaagaggaggaggaggaggaggaagaggaggagcaagagcaggaggaggaggaggagcagcaagaagaggaggaggaggaggagggggaggaggggggcaaGACAGACTCATTAAACTCTGTCCAGAACAGTCCGCAGTCATGA